One Glandiceps talaboti chromosome 2, keGlaTala1.1, whole genome shotgun sequence genomic region harbors:
- the LOC144448022 gene encoding uncharacterized protein LOC144448022: MMLSPKPTYPTATATTMSSMGNMGGMNPQVQYSSTMPGSMSSINSYSVPTMNHNMGSMNTMSSMNTMNMNTMGSMNAMAGSPAMNMELARANSLANQMSAVNRARTDNKTYRRSYTHAKPPYSYISLITMAIQSSPNKMVTLSDIYQFIMDLFPFYRQNQQRWQNSIRHSLSFNDCFLKVPRTPDRPGKGSFWTLHPDSGNMFENGCYLRRQKRFKCPKKEAARVDQKNIIDDDEQPPVSNAQSTSSTTANSTETTVTPSSPNSMSRTAVSQAHQQQQQQQQQQVQLLQPKVEPNTMSPTPPTNMTTSMANSMSATMSMQRPIPQQAYVQGVGAPMLGPENYYDPPLIRW, encoded by the exons ATGATGCTTTCACCGAAACCCACTTATCCCACCGCTACAGCAACCACCATGAGTTCTATGGGCAACATGGGAGGAATGAATCCTCAGGTCCAGTACAGTTCGACGATGCCGGGCAGTATGAGTTCCATAAATTCGTATTCCGTGCCTACGATGAACCACAACATGGGGAGTATGAACACGATGTCGTCGATGAACACTATGAACATGAACACTATGGGCTCCATGAACGCTATGGCAGGTTCACCTGCAATGAACATGGAGTTAGCTAGAGCAAATTCACTGGCGAATCAAATGAGTGCCGTGAATCGTGCGAGAACGGACAACAAGACATATCGGAGGTCGTACACGCACGCCAAACCACCGTATTCGTATATATCTCTCATCACCATGGCCATACAAAGCTCACCGAACAAGATGGTCACTCTAAGTGACATCTATCAATTTATTATGGATCTTTTCCCGTTCTACAGGCAGAATCAACAACGCTGGCAGAACTCAATACGTCACAGTTTGTCTTTTAACGATTGCTTCTTGAAAGTACCGCGCACACCCGATCGTCCAGGTAAGGGCAGCTTCTGGACGCTTCACCCTGACTCCGGTAACATGTTCGAGAACGGATGCTACCTCCGACGCCAGAAACGATTCAAGTGTCCCAAGAAAGAAGCTGCGAGAGTTGACCAGAAAAATATAATAGATGACGACGAACAACCGCCGGTGTCCAATGCACAGAGTACTTCTAGCACAACAGCCAACAGCACTGAAACGACGGTAACACCTTCATCCCCGAACAGTATGTCACGTACGGCGGTTTCACAAgcacatcaacaacaacaacagcagcaacaacaacaagtgCAACTTCTACAACCAAAGGTAGAGCCAAACACCATGTCACCTACACCTCCCACCAATATGACCACGAGTATGGCGAACAGCATGTCGGCGACAATGTCAATGCAAAGACCAATACCACAACAAGCGTACGTCCAAGGAGTCGGAGCACCCATGCTTGGGCCAG AGAATTACTATGATCCACCACTGATCAGATGGTAG